A genome region from Microplitis demolitor isolate Queensland-Clemson2020A chromosome 1, iyMicDemo2.1a, whole genome shotgun sequence includes the following:
- the LOC103575015 gene encoding U3 small nucleolar RNA-associated protein 15 homolog — translation MASFKKTNVKVFAKIAPDLTPDSIYWKKFSPPVLVKEFGAIDYVDFSRAEPQNFAVTCSVRVQVYNTVTKLVTKNLTKFKEFAYGGSFRADGKLICAGGQESVVRLFDVSTKSLLRLFTGHQAPVHRTFFTVDGRHITSFSDDKSAAVWDIPGETQLMKFEEHTDYVRAGTVSPISPDIFLSGSYDKTVKMYDTRTNKSVFTVNHGAPVESVIFLPSGGIFISAGGTEMKVWDALTGGKLLARVSQHHKTITCLAMASNGHKILSGSLDRHVNIYDVGTYKAIHTFDYPNSVLSLGISANDETIVAGMVDGLISIRRREHDDKTEDEKRTKISHRRRGLNLHSSSIDIVVPHENKEMMSKHDTFLRKFQYSKALDCVMVNFVVNKNPHVTVALLQELTRRQGLRQALAARDGKSLVNILKFIIKHIGSPRFSRVLLHVTHILMDLYEDTIDELSPESRTMFALLHQKLNEEEDLITSMTELQGALYMILSGAESTQSTSVKEPQILEPSSAAQKNLILNIS, via the exons ATGGCttcgtttaaaaaaacaaatgttaAAGTTTTTGCTAAAATTGCACCTGATCTTACACCAGATAgcatttattggaaaaaattctca CCGCCAGTATTAGTCAAAGAATTCGGTGCGATAGATTACGTCGATTTTTCACGAGCTGAGCCGCAAAATTTTGCCGTGACTTGTTCAGTAAGAGTCCAAGTTTACAATACAGTAACAAAACTTGTTactaaaaatttgacaaaatttaaaGAGTTCGCTTACGGAGGATCCTTTCGTGCTGATGGAAAACTCATTTGTGCGGGCGGACAAGAATCTGTCGTACGTCTTTTTGACGTATCAACTAAAAGTTTATTGCGTTTATTTACTGGTCACCAAGCTCCGGTACACAGGACGTTTTTCACAGTCGATGGACGTCACATAACATCATTTTCTGATGATAAAAGTGCTGCGGTATGGGACATACCTGGAGAAACACAACTGATGAAATTTGAAGAGCATACTGATTATGTTAGAGCGGGAACAGTAAGTCCTATTTCaccagatatatttttatctggtAGTTATGATAAAACTGTTAAAATGTATGACACTAGAACGAACAAAAGTGTATTTACTGTCAATCATGGTGCTCCAGTTGAAAGtgttatatttttaccatCTGGAGGAATATTTATCTCAGCag gaGGTACAGAAATGAAAGTATGGGATGCGCTAACTGGTGGTAAATTATTAGCAAGAGTATCTCAACATCATAAAACTATAACTTGTCTTGCAATGGCATCAAATGGTCATAAAATATTGTCAGGATCTTTAGACAgacatgtaaatatttatgacgTAGGTACTTATAAAGCCATTCATACATTTGATTATCCGAATTCAGTCCTAAGTCTTGGAATCAGt GCTAATGACGAAACAATAGTAGCTGGAATGGTTGATGGTTTAATATCAATAAGAAGAAGAGAACATGATGATAAAACAGAAGATGAAAAACGAACAAAAATATCTCACAGAAGACGtggattaaatttacattCGTCATCAATTGATATCGTTGTTCCTCATGAGAATAAAGAAATGATGAGCAAACATGATACTtttcttagaaaatttcagTATTCAAAAGCACTGGATTGTGTTATGGTTAATTTTGTTGTCAATAAAAATCCACATGTCACAGTAGCTCTTCTTCAGGAGCTCACACGTCGTCAAGGTTTACGACAAGCCCTAGCGGCGAGAGATGGAAAGTCTctagttaatattttaaaatttatcatcaagcACATTGGAAGCCCACGATTTTCTCGTGTTTTACTTCATGTTACACATATTTTAATGG atttatatGAAGATACTATTGATGAGCTTAGTCCAGAATCAAGAACAATGTTCGCGCTGTTACATCAAAAGCTTAATGAAGAAGAAGATTTGATAACATCAATGACAGAATTACAAGGCGCTCTATACATGATACTTTCAGGCGCTGAATCAACGCAGTCGACGTCAGTCAAAGAGCCTCAGATTTTGGAACCCTCTAGCGcagctcaaaaaaatttgatactcaATATATCTtga
- the LOC103575013 gene encoding programmed cell death protein 7, with the protein MYNNSNYLSQNIQYENMPQFYANYNYSNLYEQPQVNRYNDSSGFNKTFEYNQSDVTSNQLVIDVYQREKDTELINNFIDENSNLKADKKFNHKEKNKKLGITQIKSLLSSINKLNVNLKEEISSLEEEKFKLDTEELNEKLQKCMRIKMEVEKLSLMIREDDVILKFKKLIDQRKKKRMREKKLRAKWKASKLLDAERRDRLHAAADAWIRDKQDVIEREKQEENLRKDADMILSDIRNKRSDARKYLSVLNELKNLRKVKSANARARGEKLSVAADQAFENIIVQLIEQWSKLDREYSIEEHGLKLMLQTDNEKVITRQKKNNFDDWEVAIFGRKLSPVNNGVKNDFNKFVMIRFMWDRYINYHGEGRRIPIGWVMPEFPSSAAWQKCLKKI; encoded by the exons atgtataataacagtaattatttatctcaaaACATTCAGTACGAAAACATGCCACAGTTTTAcgctaattataattacagtaatttataTGAACAGCCACAAGTAAATAGATACAACGATTCATCaggatttaataaaacatttgaatacAACCAATCAGATGTTACGAGTAATCAATTAGTTATTGATGTTTATCAGCGAGAAAAAGATACTgagttgataaataattttattgatgagaattcaaatttgaaagctgacaaaaagtttaatcataaagaaaaaaataaaaaacttggaATTACccaaataaaatcattactgtcgtcaataaataaattgaatgttaatttgaaagaagaaatttcaagtttagaagaagaaaaattcaaattagaCACTGaggaattaaatgaaaaattacagaaatgtatgagaataaaaatggaagtagaaAAGTTGTCTTTGATGATACGTGAAGATgatgtaattttgaaatttaaaaaacttattgatcagcgcaagaaaaaaaggatgagagaaaaaaagttgaggGCTAAATGGAAAGCTAGTAAATTATTGGATGCTGAGAGAAGAGATCGCTTACATGCTGCGGCAGATGCTTGGATTAGAGATAAACAGGATGTCATTGAGCGGGAAAAACAAGAAGAAAATTTACGCAAAGATGCAGATATGATTTTATCAGACATTCGTAATAAACGTAGTGATGCAAGGAAATATTTATCTGTACTTAATGAACTTAAAAACTTACGTAAAGTTAAATCAGCTAATGCTCGTGCACGAGGTGAAAAATTGTCTGTTGCTGCTGACCAagcttttgaaaatatcattg ttCAATTAATTGAACAGTGGTCAAAACTTGATCGTGAATATTCAATTGAAGAACatggattaaaattaatgctaCAAACAGACAATGAAAAAGTGATAACacgacagaaaaaaaataattttgatgattgGGAAGTAGCTATTTTTGGACGTAAACTTTCACCAGTTAATAACGGAGTTAAAAATgacttcaataaatttgtaatgatTAG aTTTATGTGggatagatatataaattaccATGGGGAAGGAAGACGTATCCCAATAGGTTGGGTAATGCCAGAATTCCCATCGTCCGCTGCATGGCAAAAATgcctcaaaaaaatataa
- the LOC103575012 gene encoding tubulin-specific chaperone A, which produces MSDPRLRTLKIKTGVVKRLAKEKQTYEKELIQQQERVEKFKQEGKDQHDIKKQEEVLQESLMMVPDCQRRLMKAHEELKSILESEQDLKETEIYIEAEKVVAEAEEQLPKNSNLSA; this is translated from the exons atgtctgaTCCGCGTTTACGtacattgaaaataaaaaccggTGTTGTAAAACGTCTTGCTAAAGAAAAACAAACTTATGAAAAAGAACTTATTCAACAACAAGAacgtgttgaaaaatttaaacaagaag gTAAAGATCAGCATGACATTAAGAAGCAAGAAGAAGTTTTGCAAGAATCATTGATGATGGTTCCTGATTGTCAACGTCGATTGATGAAAGCTCATGAagaattgaaaagtattttagAGTCTGAGCAAGATTTAAAAGAAACCGAAATTTACATTGAAGCTGAAAAAGTTGTCGCTGAAGCCGAAGAACAATTacccaaaaattcaaatttatcagcATGA
- the LOC103575011 gene encoding protein prenyltransferase alpha subunit repeat-containing protein 1-A isoform X1 codes for MQENTFPAAEKILSDIENVIKKDTNLQSFEIILEDDNENKSPVYHEENSLGLASWCIQPLYCYTYNRLIESRNNKFRREDPGTTSRWLLGAILLNPDVNTFWNMRRELVRNGRVDAIQELRLIKIVLFHKAKCFEAFSYRRWIIQYILTENRHLDDIGLLLQTEINVAVMSADRYANNYHAWSYRQHVVSMYEALVSTNFHQFIISEWESSENWCSLHVSDHSGLSYRQFLLKKLLIKSQILESDDTLTSEFVNKRRKIIYEYVKKYNNAQDCKDISCLNNGGYCEILNALHGDCKSKKADIDYERVLIALSYWVEDCILNQDLIKCFPGHEALWYHRRFLGHALRCIKLSYSKYSCYKAEFLESPHCIRVDNNDQRSSDKDSHNLLEIAFTNNNIDIIEFSKHQGSYQSHIADKFIKFLDTLQFK; via the exons ATGCAGGAAAATACGTTCCCAGCAGCTGAAAAAATACTTTCTGATATTGagaatgttattaaaaaagataCGAACCT tCAAAGTTTCGAAATAATCCTAGAAGACGACAATGAAAACAAATCTCCAGTTTATCACGAAGAAAACTCCCTGGGTCTGGCATCTTGGTGCATTCAGCCACTCTACTGCTACACATACAACCGTCTCATTGAATCACGAAACAATAAATTCCGACGGGAAGATCCAGGAACAACTTCCCGATGGTTACTGGGTGCGATTCTTCTCAACCCTGATGTAAATACTTTTTGGAACATGAGACGTGAACTAGTCCGCAATGGTCGCGTTGATGCGATACAAGAGTtgcgattaataaaaatagttctcTTTCACAAAGCGAAATGTTTCGAGGCATTTTCTTATCGGCGATGGATTAtccaatatattttaacagaAAACAGACATTTAGATGACATCGGTTTGTTATTACAAACAGAAATAAATGTCGCTGTGATGTCAGCTGATCGATATGCGAACAATTATCATGCCTGGAGTTATCGGCAGCATGTAGTGTCGATGTATGAGGCCTTAGTATCAACGAATTTTCATCAGTTTATTATTTCTGAATGGGAATCTTCGGAAAATTGGTGCAGTCTTCATGTATCTGACCACAGTGGGTTGTCTTATAGACAATttctgctaaaaaaattactcatcaAATCGCAAATACTTGAATCTGATGATACTTTGACGTCAGAATTTGTTAATAAACggcgtaaaataatttatgagtacgttaaaaaatataataatgcaCAAGATTGTAAAGACATCAGTTGCTTGAACAATGGAGGATACTGCGAAATACTAAATGCTCTTCATGGTGactgtaaaagtaaaaaagcaGACATTGATTATGAGCGAGTGCTGATAGCTTTGTCTTACTGGGTGGAAGattgtattttaaatcaagACCTTATTAAATGTTTTCCTGGTCATGAGGCCCTTTGGTATCACCGAAGATTCCTGGGGCACGCACTCAGATGTATTAAACTCTCGTACTCAAAGTATTCATGTTACAAGGCTGAGTTTTTAGAATCTCCGCATTGTATTAGAGTTGATAATAATGATCAACGGTCAAGTGATAAGGATTCTCATAATTTACTTGAGATTgcttttactaataataatatagacataattgaattttcaaaacatcAAGGTAGCTATCAAAGTCATATTgcagataaatttatcaaatttttagatactttacaatttaaataa
- the LOC103575011 gene encoding protein prenyltransferase alpha subunit repeat-containing protein 1-A isoform X2, translating to MQENTFPAAEKILSDIENVIKKDTNLQSFEIILEDDNENKSPVYHEENSLGLASWCIQPLYCYTYNRLIESRNNKFRREDPGTTSRWLLGAILLNPDVNTFWNMRRELVRNGRVDAIQELRLIKIVLFHKAKCFEAFSYRRWIIQYILTENRHLDDIGLLLQTEINVAVMSADRYANNYHAWSYRQHVVSMYEALVSTNFHQFIISEWESSENWCSLHVSDHSGLSYRQFLLKKLLIKSQILESDDTLTSEFVNKRRKIIYEYVKKYNNAQDCKDISCLNNGGYCEILNALHGDCKSKKADIDYERVLIALSYWVEDCILNQDLIKCFPGHEALWYHRRFLGHALRCIKLSYSKYSCYKAEFLESPHCIRVDNNDQRSSDKDSHNLLEIAFTNNNIDIIEFSKHQVDYPS from the exons ATGCAGGAAAATACGTTCCCAGCAGCTGAAAAAATACTTTCTGATATTGagaatgttattaaaaaagataCGAACCT tCAAAGTTTCGAAATAATCCTAGAAGACGACAATGAAAACAAATCTCCAGTTTATCACGAAGAAAACTCCCTGGGTCTGGCATCTTGGTGCATTCAGCCACTCTACTGCTACACATACAACCGTCTCATTGAATCACGAAACAATAAATTCCGACGGGAAGATCCAGGAACAACTTCCCGATGGTTACTGGGTGCGATTCTTCTCAACCCTGATGTAAATACTTTTTGGAACATGAGACGTGAACTAGTCCGCAATGGTCGCGTTGATGCGATACAAGAGTtgcgattaataaaaatagttctcTTTCACAAAGCGAAATGTTTCGAGGCATTTTCTTATCGGCGATGGATTAtccaatatattttaacagaAAACAGACATTTAGATGACATCGGTTTGTTATTACAAACAGAAATAAATGTCGCTGTGATGTCAGCTGATCGATATGCGAACAATTATCATGCCTGGAGTTATCGGCAGCATGTAGTGTCGATGTATGAGGCCTTAGTATCAACGAATTTTCATCAGTTTATTATTTCTGAATGGGAATCTTCGGAAAATTGGTGCAGTCTTCATGTATCTGACCACAGTGGGTTGTCTTATAGACAATttctgctaaaaaaattactcatcaAATCGCAAATACTTGAATCTGATGATACTTTGACGTCAGAATTTGTTAATAAACggcgtaaaataatttatgagtacgttaaaaaatataataatgcaCAAGATTGTAAAGACATCAGTTGCTTGAACAATGGAGGATACTGCGAAATACTAAATGCTCTTCATGGTGactgtaaaagtaaaaaagcaGACATTGATTATGAGCGAGTGCTGATAGCTTTGTCTTACTGGGTGGAAGattgtattttaaatcaagACCTTATTAAATGTTTTCCTGGTCATGAGGCCCTTTGGTATCACCGAAGATTCCTGGGGCACGCACTCAGATGTATTAAACTCTCGTACTCAAAGTATTCATGTTACAAGGCTGAGTTTTTAGAATCTCCGCATTGTATTAGAGTTGATAATAATGATCAACGGTCAAGTGATAAGGATTCTCATAATTTACTTGAGATTgcttttactaataataatatagacataattgaattttcaaaacatcAAG tcgACTACCCGTCGTAA